Proteins encoded in a region of the Ancylobacter sp. SL191 genome:
- a CDS encoding LLM class flavin-dependent oxidoreductase, which produces MKLGFFTMPIHPLHRSLTETLQEDRDFCLIAEKLGFCEGFFGEHVTDGAETITSSLIFIAWLLNETTTIKLGSGTINLPNQHPARVAGEVAMLDHMAQGRYIMGISPGGLLSDAEVFGNLDKNRTEMFVEAIDHILGIWSDEAPYKRVGQHWTITTERTFIPALGQGLMHKPYQRPHPPIVITAVAPFSKGVTEAAQRGWEPISANFLLPVWVKTHWPKYVEGCQKAGRPADPANWRVAKSIFVADDLATARRYATEPGSPYHAYYNSLATKLVGNGRANLFKRDPSAPDSSVTVDSVLADLVIWGTPDKVADELAAFQDEIGEFGTLLYAGHDWADRTLAIRSMELMAEKVMPAVNAGRHSAAAE; this is translated from the coding sequence ATGAAACTCGGCTTCTTCACCATGCCGATCCACCCGCTGCACCGCAGTCTCACCGAGACGCTGCAGGAGGATCGCGACTTCTGCCTCATCGCCGAGAAGCTGGGCTTCTGCGAGGGGTTCTTCGGCGAGCATGTCACCGACGGCGCGGAGACCATCACCTCCTCGCTGATCTTCATCGCCTGGCTGCTCAACGAGACGACGACGATCAAGCTCGGCTCGGGCACCATCAACCTGCCCAACCAGCACCCCGCCCGCGTCGCCGGCGAGGTCGCCATGCTCGATCACATGGCGCAGGGCCGCTACATCATGGGCATCAGCCCCGGCGGACTGCTCTCCGACGCCGAGGTATTCGGCAATCTCGACAAGAACCGCACCGAGATGTTCGTCGAGGCGATCGACCACATTCTTGGCATCTGGTCGGACGAGGCGCCCTACAAGCGCGTGGGCCAGCACTGGACGATCACAACCGAACGCACTTTCATCCCGGCGCTGGGCCAGGGGCTGATGCACAAGCCCTATCAGCGCCCGCATCCACCCATCGTCATCACCGCCGTCGCCCCCTTCTCCAAGGGCGTGACGGAGGCGGCACAGCGCGGCTGGGAGCCGATTTCCGCCAATTTCCTGCTGCCGGTCTGGGTGAAGACCCACTGGCCGAAATATGTCGAGGGCTGCCAGAAGGCTGGCCGTCCGGCGGATCCCGCGAACTGGCGTGTCGCCAAGAGCATCTTCGTCGCCGACGATCTGGCCACCGCCCGGCGCTACGCCACCGAGCCGGGCAGCCCCTACCATGCCTATTACAATTCGCTGGCGACCAAGCTGGTGGGCAATGGGCGCGCCAATCTGTTCAAGCGCGACCCATCCGCGCCGGACAGTTCGGTCACCGTCGACAGCGTGCTGGCCGATCTTGTGATCTGGGGCACGCCGGACAAGGTGGCGGACGAGCTTGCCGCGTTCCAGGATGAGATCGGCGAGTTCGGCACGCTGCTCTATGCCGGTCACGATTGGGCGGACCGCACGCTCGCCATCCGCTCCATGGAGTTGATGGCCGAGAAGGTGATGCCCGCCGTGAATGCCGGCCGGCACTCCGCCGCTGCCGAATGA
- a CDS encoding carboxymuconolactone decarboxylase family protein, protein MDDITRSPRYRELDPAELDAEQRRIFEEIGRPRAGAVPAPFHLYVESPELAQSAQAVGAFCRYRTGLPPRLSELAILTTAAYWGAAYEFGVHAREARKAGVPEPEIAALAEGRRPDFDDEDAALVHDFASAIYQHKDVPDALFAEAVTRFGRRTVIELTGLLGYYSMLAIALRVFRVPPPA, encoded by the coding sequence ATGGACGACATCACCCGCTCACCGCGCTACCGCGAGCTGGATCCGGCCGAGCTCGACGCCGAACAGCGCCGCATCTTCGAGGAGATCGGCCGGCCGCGCGCGGGCGCCGTGCCGGCCCCGTTCCATCTCTATGTCGAGAGCCCCGAGCTGGCGCAGAGCGCGCAGGCGGTCGGGGCTTTCTGCCGCTACCGCACCGGCCTGCCGCCGCGCCTGTCCGAGCTCGCCATCCTGACCACCGCGGCCTATTGGGGCGCGGCCTATGAGTTCGGCGTCCATGCGCGCGAAGCCCGCAAGGCGGGCGTCCCCGAGCCGGAGATCGCCGCGCTCGCCGAGGGGCGCCGGCCGGACTTCGACGACGAGGATGCGGCGCTGGTGCATGACTTCGCCAGCGCCATCTATCAGCACAAGGACGTGCCCGACGCGCTTTTCGCCGAGGCGGTCACACGCTTCGGTCGGCGCACCGTGATCGAGCTGACCGGCCTGTTAGGCTATTATTCGATGCTCGCGATTGCGTTGCGCGTGTTTCGGGTTCCGCCGCCCGCCTAA
- a CDS encoding tripartite tricarboxylate transporter permease, whose product MELFNELILGFSVALSPSNLLYGFLGVLLGTVIGVLPGLGPVATISILLPVTFALPAPAALIMLAGIYYGAQYGGSTTAILVNLPGESSSVVTAIDGYQMARKGQAGLALATAALCSFIAGTLATLVIAVAAPALAEVALDFGPADYFSLMLFGLVAAVILAHGSVVKAIGMILVGILLGTIGIDANTSLERYTFGIPAFGDGIDFAIIAMGMFGIGETISNLGQSEGGRSFVKDVHGLWPRWADIKRFIRPALRGTLLGGCLGLLPGGGPVLASFSTYALEKKLSKTPGEFGKGAIEGVAGPEAANNAAAQTAFIPMLTLGLPSSAVMALMIGALMMQGLSPGPQLMNQRPDLFWGLIASMWLGNLMLVVLNLPLVGIWVKLLSVPYRMLYPAIMLFCCIGVYSINNNALDVVLAAVFGAFGYLMKRLHCEPAPLLLGFILGPMIEETLRRALLISHGDPMVFLQRPISLSFLVMTVLLLVILIAPMIRVTRQRAFEEPAD is encoded by the coding sequence ATGGAACTCTTCAACGAGCTCATTCTCGGCTTCTCGGTCGCGCTGTCCCCGTCCAACCTGCTCTATGGCTTTCTGGGCGTGCTGCTTGGCACCGTCATCGGCGTGCTGCCCGGTCTCGGCCCGGTCGCCACCATCTCGATTCTGCTGCCGGTGACCTTCGCGCTGCCGGCGCCCGCCGCCCTCATCATGCTCGCGGGCATCTATTACGGCGCGCAATATGGCGGCTCGACCACCGCCATTCTGGTCAACCTGCCGGGCGAGAGTTCCTCGGTCGTCACCGCCATCGACGGCTATCAGATGGCGCGCAAGGGGCAGGCGGGCCTCGCGCTGGCCACCGCCGCGCTCTGCTCCTTCATCGCCGGCACGCTGGCGACGCTGGTGATCGCGGTGGCCGCACCGGCACTCGCCGAGGTGGCGCTCGATTTCGGGCCGGCGGACTATTTCTCGCTGATGCTGTTCGGCCTGGTGGCGGCGGTGATCCTCGCCCATGGCTCAGTGGTGAAGGCCATCGGCATGATCCTGGTCGGCATCCTGCTCGGCACCATCGGCATCGACGCCAATACCAGCCTCGAACGCTACACCTTCGGCATTCCCGCCTTTGGCGACGGTATCGACTTCGCGATCATCGCCATGGGCATGTTCGGCATTGGCGAGACCATCTCCAATCTCGGCCAGAGCGAGGGCGGCCGCAGCTTCGTGAAGGACGTGCATGGCCTCTGGCCGCGCTGGGCCGACATCAAGCGCTTCATCCGGCCGGCGCTGCGCGGCACTCTTCTCGGCGGTTGCCTTGGCCTGCTGCCAGGCGGCGGGCCGGTGCTCGCTTCCTTCTCCACCTATGCGCTGGAGAAGAAGCTGTCCAAGACGCCCGGCGAGTTCGGCAAGGGAGCGATCGAGGGCGTCGCCGGCCCCGAGGCCGCCAACAATGCCGCCGCGCAGACCGCCTTCATCCCCATGCTGACACTCGGCCTGCCGTCGAGCGCGGTCATGGCCTTGATGATCGGCGCGCTGATGATGCAGGGCCTCTCGCCCGGACCCCAACTGATGAATCAGCGGCCCGACCTGTTCTGGGGCCTCATCGCCTCGATGTGGCTGGGCAATCTGATGCTGGTGGTGCTCAACCTGCCGCTGGTCGGCATCTGGGTGAAGCTGCTCTCCGTGCCCTATCGCATGCTCTACCCGGCGATCATGCTGTTCTGCTGCATCGGCGTGTACAGCATCAACAACAACGCGCTCGACGTCGTGCTGGCGGCGGTGTTCGGCGCGTTCGGCTATCTGATGAAGCGGCTGCACTGCGAGCCGGCGCCGCTGCTGCTGGGCTTCATCCTCGGCCCGATGATCGAGGAGACGCTGCGGCGGGCGCTGCTGATCTCGCATGGCGATCCCATGGTGTTCCTGCAGCGGCCGATCAGTCTCAGCTTCCTGGTCATGACCGTGTTGCTTCTGGTCATCCTCATCGCGCCGATGATCCGGGTGACCCGCCAGCGCGCCTTCGAGGAGCCCGCCGACTGA
- a CDS encoding Gfo/Idh/MocA family protein, with protein MRRKSPKGIGLAIVGAGRVGLFRGAVAARHPAVEWIGLAEIDAAKGARVAAEIGADFVTTDHRELLKRSEVTAVIVATDEHLHVDPVMAALERDLPMLIEKPLATHLDDSARVLRAIERSGVDAVVGYTQRFRRRWLAAKEKVRTGALGDVTMVTSRAFMNRLVAIDNYRRSNAPETISPMVISGTHALDIVMWYLEAKTPVEVYARSVDNVLGPDWRGIDGTAGMIMMSDGSIYHLNINWALPVTWPGAVYSLEVGIVGTTGVLTIDDTHRDIVLAVSAPQEEGYLPDKSRLVDFMGSYPPGDMALGELRGPMRTETESWLNRIALDLTTQHATAAEAHNRLMLTKALDLSARLKKPVKLPLEVEGERELMREAAMA; from the coding sequence ATGCGCCGCAAATCGCCCAAGGGCATCGGCCTTGCCATTGTCGGCGCGGGCCGCGTCGGCCTGTTCCGCGGCGCGGTCGCCGCCCGTCACCCGGCCGTGGAGTGGATCGGCCTTGCCGAGATCGACGCCGCCAAGGGCGCGCGCGTCGCGGCCGAGATCGGCGCCGACTTCGTCACGACGGATCATCGCGAACTGCTGAAACGTTCGGAAGTCACGGCGGTGATCGTCGCGACCGACGAGCATCTGCATGTCGATCCGGTCATGGCGGCGCTCGAACGCGACCTGCCGATGCTGATCGAGAAGCCGCTCGCCACCCATCTTGATGATTCCGCGCGGGTGCTGCGGGCCATCGAGCGCAGTGGCGTCGATGCCGTGGTCGGCTACACGCAGCGATTCCGCCGCCGCTGGCTGGCGGCGAAGGAGAAGGTGCGCACCGGCGCGCTGGGCGACGTCACCATGGTGACCTCCCGCGCCTTCATGAACCGGTTGGTGGCGATCGACAATTACCGGCGCTCCAACGCACCCGAGACCATCTCGCCCATGGTGATCTCCGGCACCCACGCCCTTGATATCGTCATGTGGTATCTGGAGGCCAAGACGCCGGTCGAGGTCTATGCCCGCTCCGTCGACAATGTGCTCGGGCCGGACTGGCGCGGCATCGATGGCACCGCCGGCATGATTATGATGTCGGACGGCTCGATCTATCATCTCAACATCAACTGGGCGCTGCCGGTCACCTGGCCCGGCGCGGTCTACAGCCTGGAGGTCGGCATTGTCGGCACGACCGGCGTGCTCACCATTGATGACACGCATCGCGACATCGTGCTGGCGGTCTCTGCGCCGCAGGAGGAAGGCTACCTGCCCGACAAGAGCCGGCTGGTCGACTTCATGGGCAGCTACCCGCCGGGCGACATGGCGCTGGGCGAATTGCGCGGGCCGATGCGCACCGAGACCGAATCCTGGCTCAACCGCATCGCGCTCGACCTGACCACCCAACATGCTACCGCCGCCGAAGCGCATAACCGGCTCATGCTGACCAAGGCGCTCGACCTGTCGGCGCGCCTCAAGAAACCGGTGAAACTGCCTCTGGAGGTGGAAGGAGAACGTGAACTGATGCGCGAGGCCGCCATGGCCTGA
- a CDS encoding flavin reductase family protein has translation MSEHVITFASRDDHGHFRRALGRFATGVTIVTTRTLGGKLEGLTANSFSSVSLDPPLVLWSLRREAPSLASFTAAGHFAVNVLGTHQTHLCRHFATPHPDKFGDVPHAIGEHGSPLIEGAIARFECRTEQVIEAGDHLIFIGRVLRAAHRDGEPLIYATGALCSPAVLPIPPSTAASPAATPVPAPSANRERAS, from the coding sequence ATGAGCGAGCACGTCATCACCTTCGCATCACGCGACGATCACGGGCACTTTCGGCGGGCGCTGGGCCGCTTCGCCACGGGGGTCACCATCGTCACCACCCGAACGCTTGGGGGGAAGCTTGAGGGCCTCACCGCCAACAGCTTCTCCTCAGTGTCCCTCGACCCGCCGCTGGTGCTCTGGAGCCTGCGGCGCGAGGCCCCCTCGCTGGCCAGCTTCACCGCCGCCGGCCATTTCGCGGTGAACGTACTCGGCACCCACCAGACCCATCTGTGCCGGCACTTCGCGACGCCGCATCCCGACAAGTTCGGCGATGTACCGCACGCCATCGGCGAGCACGGCTCGCCGCTGATCGAGGGCGCCATCGCGCGTTTCGAGTGCCGAACGGAGCAGGTCATCGAGGCGGGCGACCACCTCATCTTCATCGGCCGGGTGCTGCGCGCCGCCCATCGCGACGGCGAGCCGCTGATCTACGCGACGGGGGCGCTGTGCAGCCCCGCCGTCCTGCCGATCCCGCCGTCAACTGCCGCCTCCCCTGCGGCCACGCCCGTCCCTGCCCCTTCCGCGAACCGGGAACGCGCCTCATGA
- a CDS encoding LysR family transcriptional regulator, with the protein MSETLRDVRLFVATYEERSFTAAATRENATQSGVSQHIRKIEDRFGVKLFVRGGGTVQPTPAGENYYRHCIELLRLNEMANRSLGRFGAGFDGELVVGLMPTMTRSVLAPALARFVVEHPNVVVRIVEAYSANLTQQIRAGDLDFAIVPASTGMVGVRTTRFAYTPEVLVSSATAGREHLHPMRLAELGPLKLVVPGMQNARRANIETYLASNRVGVERRLELDAMMGTLDFIASTDWVAILPGLMMAPEVDGMGRRRQGTQSPRRFAVNPIADPPLGMDLMLIEPARRPLQPAAAAFLDVLGQETERIGRVWGPHAGVYEEAGVS; encoded by the coding sequence ATGAGCGAGACCCTGCGCGATGTGCGTCTGTTCGTGGCGACCTATGAGGAGCGCTCTTTTACCGCCGCCGCGACTCGGGAGAACGCGACCCAATCCGGCGTCTCCCAGCATATCCGCAAGATCGAGGACCGCTTCGGCGTGAAGCTGTTCGTGCGTGGCGGCGGCACGGTGCAGCCGACGCCGGCGGGCGAGAACTATTACCGCCACTGCATCGAGCTGCTGCGTCTCAACGAGATGGCCAACCGCTCGCTCGGCCGGTTCGGCGCCGGATTCGACGGCGAGCTGGTGGTCGGTCTGATGCCCACCATGACGCGCTCGGTGCTGGCGCCGGCGCTGGCGCGCTTCGTCGTGGAGCATCCCAATGTGGTGGTGCGTATCGTCGAGGCCTATTCGGCCAATCTGACCCAGCAGATACGGGCGGGCGACCTCGACTTCGCCATCGTGCCGGCCTCGACCGGCATGGTGGGAGTGCGCACGACGCGCTTCGCCTACACGCCCGAGGTGCTGGTCTCCAGTGCCACGGCGGGGCGCGAGCATCTGCACCCGATGCGGCTGGCCGAACTCGGTCCGCTCAAGCTGGTGGTGCCCGGCATGCAGAATGCCCGCCGCGCCAATATCGAGACCTATCTCGCCTCCAATCGCGTCGGCGTCGAGCGGCGCCTCGAGCTCGACGCGATGATGGGCACGCTCGATTTCATCGCCTCCACTGACTGGGTGGCGATCCTGCCCGGCCTGATGATGGCCCCGGAGGTCGACGGCATGGGTCGGCGTCGGCAGGGCACGCAGTCACCCCGCCGTTTTGCGGTCAATCCGATCGCCGATCCGCCGCTCGGCATGGATCTCATGCTGATCGAGCCGGCGCGGCGGCCGCTGCAGCCCGCCGCCGCCGCCTTTCTCGATGTGCTCGGCCAGGAGACGGAGCGGATCGGCCGCGTCTGGGGCCCCCACGCCGGTGTCTATGAGGAAGCCGGCGTGTCGTAG
- a CDS encoding tripartite tricarboxylate transporter TctB family protein has product MDIKLSSDFLTGLLFCGLGALAIIIGSDYPIGTAARMGAGYFPLMVSGGLILLGGILLVRSFVTETEEVGAIDLRPLVLLIASILLFGLLIEDWGFPIAGLAVVIGARIAGRNYKPLETGLLAVGLVGFCYLLFVYGLGLHLPATRLW; this is encoded by the coding sequence ATGGACATCAAGCTCTCGTCCGACTTTCTCACCGGCCTGCTGTTCTGCGGCCTCGGCGCGCTCGCCATCATCATCGGCTCGGACTACCCGATCGGCACCGCCGCGCGCATGGGCGCCGGCTATTTCCCGCTGATGGTGAGCGGCGGGCTGATCCTGCTCGGCGGCATTCTGCTCGTGCGCTCCTTCGTGACGGAAACCGAGGAGGTGGGCGCCATCGACCTGCGCCCGCTCGTGCTGCTCATCGCCAGCATCCTGCTGTTCGGCCTGCTGATCGAGGACTGGGGCTTCCCCATTGCCGGGTTGGCGGTCGTCATCGGCGCCCGCATCGCCGGGCGGAACTACAAGCCGCTGGAGACCGGCCTGCTCGCCGTCGGGCTGGTCGGCTTCTGCTACCTGCTGTTCGTCTACGGTCTCGGGCTGCATCTGCCCGCGACCCGGCTTTGGTGA
- a CDS encoding Bug family tripartite tricarboxylate transporter substrate binding protein, translated as MIAAVTMNRRRAGLALLAGAMLALAPLGAPGARAQSDYPNQPITIIVPFAPGGASDFAARLIQPRLSQILGQQIVIENRDGAAGNVGMDLAARAKPDGYTLFLGNVGTVSINPSLFSSLRVKPLQDFIPISIVADTPGLLIANPKFPPNNVKELVEYVKARPGQVNFASPGTGSVNRLEMESFRREAGLDMNHVPYKGGAGPATADVMGGHVSLMFVTISSGINHVKGGRLKALGVSTKERVAQLPDVPTMTEQGFPKSVSSSWQGLLAPAGTPQPIIDKLHAAVVEAMKDPTIRARMAENGVIAVSSPTPADFKAYIQADADKWSAVIKEIGAKAD; from the coding sequence ATGATTGCTGCCGTAACCATGAACCGCCGGCGTGCCGGCCTTGCACTGCTCGCGGGGGCGATGCTCGCCCTCGCCCCGCTGGGCGCGCCGGGTGCGCGGGCTCAGTCCGACTACCCGAACCAGCCCATCACCATCATCGTGCCGTTCGCGCCGGGCGGTGCCTCGGACTTCGCGGCCCGGCTGATCCAGCCGCGCCTGTCGCAGATCCTCGGCCAGCAGATCGTCATCGAGAACCGGGATGGGGCGGCCGGCAATGTCGGCATGGACCTCGCCGCCCGGGCCAAGCCCGACGGCTATACGCTTTTCCTCGGCAATGTCGGCACGGTGTCGATCAACCCGTCGCTGTTCTCCAGCCTGCGGGTAAAACCGCTGCAGGACTTCATCCCGATTTCCATCGTCGCCGACACGCCGGGCCTGCTGATCGCCAATCCGAAATTCCCGCCGAACAACGTCAAGGAACTGGTGGAATATGTGAAGGCACGGCCGGGGCAGGTGAACTTCGCCTCTCCCGGCACCGGTTCGGTCAACCGGCTGGAGATGGAGTCCTTCCGCCGCGAGGCGGGGCTCGACATGAACCACGTGCCCTATAAGGGTGGCGCCGGCCCGGCCACCGCCGATGTGATGGGCGGCCATGTCAGCTTGATGTTCGTGACCATCTCCTCCGGCATCAATCATGTGAAGGGCGGACGGCTCAAGGCGCTCGGCGTCTCCACCAAGGAGCGCGTGGCGCAACTGCCGGACGTGCCGACCATGACCGAGCAGGGCTTCCCCAAGAGCGTCTCCTCCTCCTGGCAGGGCCTGCTCGCGCCGGCCGGAACCCCGCAGCCGATCATCGACAAGCTGCACGCCGCCGTGGTGGAGGCGATGAAGGATCCCACCATTCGGGCGCGCATGGCCGAGAACGGCGTGATCGCGGTCTCCAGCCCGACCCCGGCGGACTTCAAGGCCTACATCCAGGCCGATGCTGACAAGTGGAGCGCGGTGATCAAGGAGATCGGCGCCAAGGCCGACTGA
- a CDS encoding LysR family transcriptional regulator — protein sequence MELRSIEAFVRVAELGSITRASRDLGIVQPALSRHIQRIETEIGTPLLVRLPRGVQLTLAGRRFLQHSRRILQEVARARQEMNNGGDGVSGRVVVGISPTLSSLLAPGLIERCSSAYPAINLTIVEEFTRRLQVDLVNSQVDLALLTNPPPNRALRFTAVLTEPIVVVMPRQSRGVSPVVTLDELASTPMLVTRGIRALVDEQLASHGICIEVDCEIDAVEAIRRMLLRGRGVSIMPISAFRKEIEEGQLTGVAVGGVNLSRTIMLSHVGDKLSTAAHAVMGLLRAEIDSLAQRGIFSALPDHGPHWAPPQQRALAGVA from the coding sequence ATGGAACTGCGCAGCATCGAAGCCTTTGTACGGGTTGCCGAACTCGGCAGCATTACCCGCGCCTCGCGCGATCTCGGCATCGTCCAGCCGGCGCTCAGCCGGCATATCCAGCGTATCGAGACCGAGATCGGCACCCCCCTGCTGGTGCGCCTGCCGCGCGGGGTGCAGCTCACCCTTGCCGGCCGGCGTTTCCTGCAGCACAGCCGCCGCATCCTTCAGGAGGTCGCGCGGGCGCGGCAGGAGATGAACAATGGCGGCGACGGTGTCTCCGGCCGTGTCGTCGTCGGCATCTCGCCAACCCTCTCCTCGCTGCTGGCGCCGGGGCTGATCGAGCGGTGCAGCTCCGCCTATCCCGCGATCAACCTCACCATCGTCGAGGAATTCACCCGCAGGCTGCAGGTTGATCTGGTGAACAGTCAGGTCGACCTCGCCTTGCTCACCAACCCGCCGCCGAACCGGGCACTGCGCTTCACCGCCGTGTTGACCGAGCCGATCGTCGTGGTCATGCCGCGCCAGTCGCGCGGGGTCTCGCCAGTGGTGACACTGGACGAGCTCGCCTCCACGCCGATGCTCGTCACGCGCGGCATCCGCGCTTTGGTCGACGAGCAGCTCGCCTCGCATGGCATCTGTATCGAAGTGGATTGCGAGATCGACGCGGTGGAGGCCATCCGCCGCATGCTGCTGCGCGGGCGCGGCGTCTCGATCATGCCGATCTCCGCCTTCCGCAAGGAGATCGAGGAAGGCCAGCTCACCGGGGTCGCCGTCGGCGGGGTCAATCTCAGCCGCACCATCATGCTCTCCCATGTCGGCGACAAGCTGAGCACCGCCGCCCATGCGGTGATGGGCCTGCTGCGCGCCGAGATCGACTCCTTGGCCCAGCGCGGCATCTTCAGCGCGCTGCCCGACCATGGCCCGCACTGGGCGCCGCCGCAGCAGCGCGCCCTCGCCGGCGTTGCCTGA
- a CDS encoding Gfo/Idh/MocA family protein, translating to MIRAAIAGLGWWGKHMIRRMADSDQLRIVAAIDTSDAQAAFAAEHGIPLTTDWDTVLSDPEIDAVILCTPHSLHTAQVTMVARAGKHVFCEKPLALTRADAERSVAACRAAGVMLGIGHERRYEPAMLEIKRLVQSGALGTILHAEANFSHDKLAAVPKTDWRASPVDAPAAGMTAMGIHLSDAFLELFGPVIEVYALTSGRVSDRPNGDVVSVHARFASGATGYLNAILVTPLYIGMTVFGTEAWVESRNHTHPDTPGSTMLTIQHKDGRREVREFEWTDTVRANLEAFARAIETGAPYVFTDEQKIGNIAVLEAICRSVASNAPVAVEAVRPPLAASA from the coding sequence ATGATCCGCGCCGCAATCGCCGGGCTGGGCTGGTGGGGCAAGCACATGATCCGCCGCATGGCGGACTCGGACCAGCTGCGCATCGTCGCCGCCATCGACACCTCGGACGCGCAGGCCGCCTTCGCCGCCGAGCATGGCATCCCGCTCACGACCGACTGGGATACGGTGCTGAGCGACCCGGAGATCGACGCGGTGATCCTGTGCACGCCCCATTCGCTGCACACGGCGCAGGTGACGATGGTCGCCCGTGCCGGCAAGCATGTGTTCTGCGAGAAGCCGCTGGCGCTGACCCGCGCCGACGCCGAGCGCTCGGTCGCCGCCTGCCGGGCCGCCGGGGTCATGCTCGGCATCGGCCATGAGCGGCGCTACGAGCCAGCCATGCTGGAGATCAAGCGTCTGGTGCAGTCCGGCGCGCTCGGCACAATCCTGCATGCCGAGGCCAACTTCAGCCATGACAAGCTCGCCGCCGTGCCGAAGACCGACTGGCGCGCCTCCCCGGTGGACGCACCGGCCGCCGGCATGACCGCGATGGGCATCCACCTCAGCGATGCCTTCCTCGAACTGTTCGGCCCCGTCATCGAGGTTTATGCGTTGACCTCCGGCCGGGTCTCCGACCGTCCGAATGGCGACGTGGTGTCCGTCCATGCGCGCTTCGCGTCCGGCGCTACCGGCTATCTCAACGCCATCCTCGTTACCCCGCTCTATATCGGCATGACCGTGTTCGGCACCGAGGCCTGGGTCGAGTCGCGCAACCACACCCATCCCGACACGCCAGGCTCAACCATGCTGACCATCCAGCACAAGGATGGCCGTCGCGAGGTGCGCGAATTCGAGTGGACCGACACGGTGCGGGCCAATCTCGAAGCCTTCGCCCGCGCAATCGAGACCGGCGCGCCTTACGTCTTCACCGACGAGCAGAAAATCGGCAACATCGCGGTGCTGGAGGCGATCTGCCGGTCGGTCGCGAGCAATGCCCCGGTCGCGGTGGAGGCCGTCCGGCCGCCGCTCGCGGCCAGCGCGTGA
- a CDS encoding cupin domain-containing protein, whose translation MPASANSASEGRATINEGAFKAGNGAYLFQLDALSAIEGGPGYSTAIGSVVEGIRTQCGLMRKARGTGARPHSHPNEQWNYVVQGRLRVNIEGEPERIAGPGTLIYFPPGVIHSTVALPEEDVVFFVVKDTTHGIAGKAADGTMSGGHYDTPASS comes from the coding sequence ATGCCAGCCTCTGCCAATTCCGCATCCGAGGGCCGCGCCACCATCAATGAGGGCGCGTTCAAGGCCGGCAACGGCGCCTATCTGTTCCAGCTCGACGCGCTCTCCGCCATTGAAGGCGGGCCGGGCTATTCCACGGCGATTGGCAGCGTGGTGGAGGGCATCCGCACCCAATGCGGATTGATGCGCAAGGCGCGCGGCACCGGCGCCCGCCCGCACTCCCATCCCAATGAACAGTGGAACTATGTCGTGCAGGGGCGCCTGCGCGTGAATATTGAGGGCGAGCCGGAGCGCATCGCCGGGCCGGGCACGCTGATCTATTTCCCGCCGGGCGTGATCCACTCCACCGTCGCACTACCCGAAGAGGACGTGGTGTTCTTCGTGGTCAAGGACACCACCCACGGCATTGCCGGCAAGGCCGCAGACGGCACGATGAGCGGCGGGCACTACGACACGCCGGCTTCCTCATAG
- a CDS encoding GntR family transcriptional regulator, which produces MATSAGAVPRYAEIAATLRAEIDAGHPAPGARLSTEHELCARFGASRFTIRQALAGLREDGLIAARAGAGTVVVASRRREAFVHTLASVEELLHYPAETFRRTLRIDPVTASPELAHLLTCPVGQSWVRLKAVRQTRVAQAPIAYFDIYVRPEHAAVLDLPNPDGAPVIRQIEQALGLRAAHAQIEIFVGRITDDLAEPLMAQPGDPALIIVRRYRGPDGGVYLVTYSVHPENRFTLNIEFERR; this is translated from the coding sequence GTGGCGACCTCCGCAGGCGCGGTGCCGCGCTATGCCGAGATCGCGGCGACGCTGCGTGCCGAAATCGACGCCGGCCACCCGGCCCCGGGCGCAAGGCTGTCCACTGAGCACGAGCTATGCGCGCGCTTCGGCGCGAGCCGGTTCACCATCCGGCAGGCCCTGGCGGGCCTGCGCGAGGACGGGTTGATCGCGGCCCGCGCCGGGGCCGGCACGGTGGTGGTGGCGAGCCGGCGCCGGGAGGCGTTCGTTCACACCCTGGCCTCGGTCGAGGAACTGCTGCATTACCCCGCCGAGACCTTCCGGCGCACGCTACGCATCGACCCGGTGACGGCCTCGCCCGAGTTGGCGCATCTGCTGACCTGCCCGGTCGGCCAGAGTTGGGTGCGGCTCAAGGCGGTGCGCCAGACCCGCGTGGCGCAGGCTCCCATCGCCTATTTCGACATCTATGTGCGGCCTGAGCACGCGGCCGTGCTCGACCTCCCCAACCCCGACGGTGCGCCGGTCATCCGCCAGATCGAGCAGGCGCTCGGCCTCCGTGCCGCCCATGCGCAGATCGAGATCTTCGTTGGCCGCATCACCGACGATCTCGCCGAGCCGCTGATGGCGCAGCCGGGCGACCCCGCCCTCATCATCGTGCGCCGCTATCGCGGCCCCGATGGCGGCGTCTATCTGGTGACCTATTCCGTGCATCCGGAGAACCGCTTCACGCTCAACATCGAGTTCGAGCGCCGCTGA